One window from the genome of Maridesulfovibrio ferrireducens encodes:
- a CDS encoding site-specific integrase has product MAKEKRKWITSTKFSGVRWYQHETRKHGVKFDKCYGLRYAAAGKRFQPTLGWASEGWTEQKAAIELSKLKEAYKTGKGDFSLSEKRKKNQKKYLQEQEEIKTKEKESITFSDFWKQSYWPTQNYKSVGSLGAESALYRNWICLKIGKVQLVSLKAKDIEKVSSAMFAKGRSVASVNYALAVISQVWNLAKRDGLVAEDSPTKKVKLPKKDNRRTRFLTKDEATRLFKELKTRSPETHDMAILALYCGLRFGEIASLTWQDIDFENEDIYIRDPKTPVNRKAFFIKPVREMLERRAIEPHSNSDRLFNTVNGDKLARVSKTYGRIVAEMFNQGVDDSRQKMCFHNLRHTFASWHVQLGTDLYTVKELMGHSNFKMTQRYAHLAPDGLRKAVKVLED; this is encoded by the coding sequence ATGGCGAAGGAAAAAAGAAAGTGGATTACTTCTACAAAGTTTTCAGGTGTTCGCTGGTACCAGCATGAAACTCGAAAGCATGGGGTCAAATTTGATAAGTGCTATGGCTTACGCTATGCGGCAGCTGGAAAAAGATTTCAACCGACTCTAGGTTGGGCTAGCGAAGGTTGGACTGAGCAAAAAGCAGCGATAGAACTTTCAAAGCTCAAGGAAGCTTATAAAACAGGCAAAGGCGACTTCTCACTTTCAGAAAAACGGAAAAAGAACCAGAAGAAATATCTGCAAGAACAAGAAGAGATAAAAACAAAAGAAAAAGAATCTATCACCTTCTCTGATTTCTGGAAACAAAGCTACTGGCCAACGCAAAACTATAAGTCTGTCGGGTCTCTCGGAGCTGAATCGGCACTCTACAGAAATTGGATATGCCTGAAGATAGGCAAGGTTCAGCTTGTAAGTCTCAAAGCTAAAGATATTGAAAAAGTTTCATCCGCTATGTTTGCAAAGGGTAGAAGTGTAGCATCTGTCAACTATGCTTTAGCCGTGATCTCACAAGTATGGAATCTTGCAAAACGCGATGGACTTGTTGCAGAAGACTCCCCCACTAAAAAAGTGAAACTCCCAAAAAAAGACAATCGGCGCACCCGCTTTTTGACGAAAGATGAAGCAACCAGACTTTTCAAAGAGCTAAAAACAAGATCCCCCGAAACCCACGACATGGCTATTCTAGCCTTATACTGCGGATTACGATTCGGAGAAATAGCATCCCTTACATGGCAGGACATCGATTTCGAAAATGAAGATATTTATATCAGAGATCCAAAGACCCCAGTAAACCGAAAGGCTTTTTTCATTAAGCCCGTACGCGAAATGCTAGAACGAAGAGCTATAGAGCCTCATTCAAATTCAGACCGCCTGTTCAACACAGTTAATGGAGACAAACTTGCACGAGTTTCTAAAACATATGGCAGAATCGTTGCGGAGATGTTCAACCAAGGCGTAGACGACTCAAGACAAAAAATGTGCTTTCATAATCTCCGTCACACATTCGCATCATGGCATGTCCAGCTTGGAACAGACTTGTACACTGTAAAAGAGCTTATGGGCCATAGTAACTTCAAAATGACTCAACGCTATGCACACCTTGCCCCTGATGGACTCAGGAAGGCTGTTAAGGTTTTGGAGGATTAG
- a CDS encoding DNA-binding protein has product MDITSIKGPFYNKKKAAEYCGYAVSTFDEKLKGYEIPLAGPERNRFPESMLDLWMVSPETFSKQPNLRRRKFNRVKV; this is encoded by the coding sequence ATGGATATAACTAGCATCAAGGGGCCGTTTTACAACAAGAAAAAAGCGGCTGAATATTGTGGATATGCAGTTTCGACATTCGATGAAAAATTAAAAGGTTATGAGATTCCTTTAGCTGGTCCGGAGCGGAATAGATTTCCGGAATCCATGCTTGATCTTTGGATGGTGAGTCCCGAAACATTTAGCAAGCAACCAAATCTGCGCAGAAGAAAATTCAACAGGGTAAAGGTTTAA
- a CDS encoding phage regulatory CII family protein, with protein sequence MDNKESLLPLDALDAFKLALELSDKSKQEISHEMGWQDYHTNRIFSPEHYYCSYEDLPKFCAVVGNNIVIEWLAVKAENYEQPLSVEEIDCTALLFRVGQIFGETSDVGTEVQAAIKDGKLEPSELRRIIKELTQLTDKAMKTIGEIRKAERDLTKMIKESA encoded by the coding sequence ATGGATAACAAAGAAAGCTTACTTCCTCTTGATGCTCTGGATGCCTTCAAACTTGCGCTTGAACTCAGCGATAAATCAAAACAGGAGATCTCGCATGAAATGGGCTGGCAGGACTACCATACCAACCGGATTTTTTCCCCTGAGCATTACTATTGTTCTTATGAAGATCTTCCAAAGTTTTGTGCTGTTGTTGGCAATAATATCGTTATTGAGTGGCTGGCTGTTAAGGCTGAAAATTACGAACAGCCGTTGTCAGTAGAAGAGATTGATTGCACGGCTTTACTGTTTCGCGTTGGTCAGATCTTCGGAGAAACCAGTGATGTGGGAACTGAGGTTCAGGCCGCTATAAAAGATGGCAAGCTGGAACCGTCCGAACTGCGCAGGATCATCAAAGAATTAACTCAGCTGACAGATAAAGCTATGAAAACGATCGGAGAGATCCGGAAGGCAGAAAGAGATCTTACAAAGATGATTAAGGAATCTGCCTAA
- a CDS encoding helix-turn-helix domain-containing protein yields MLELTRRSITKDSVDFCVRIPAKEAAKIIESTKSFWLLAGLEVMEKNSEGEEIITVDEAFPDVTPGDLLRGARFREDMTQIELAAATGIHKNNISEMERGVRPITLEMAKKLGEALNISYKSFL; encoded by the coding sequence ATGTTGGAACTCACGAGAAGGTCAATTACAAAAGATTCGGTTGATTTCTGCGTCCGTATTCCTGCAAAAGAGGCCGCTAAAATCATTGAAAGCACAAAGTCTTTCTGGTTGCTGGCAGGTCTTGAAGTCATGGAAAAAAACAGTGAAGGAGAAGAAATCATCACCGTAGATGAAGCTTTTCCAGATGTTACCCCCGGCGATCTTCTGCGCGGAGCAAGATTCCGTGAAGACATGACACAGATTGAACTGGCTGCCGCAACAGGGATACACAAGAACAACATTTCTGAAATGGAAAGAGGTGTTCGGCCTATCACCTTGGAAATGGCCAAGAAGCTGGGTGAAGCTCTGAACATTTCATACAAGTCTTTTTTGTAG
- a CDS encoding type II toxin-antitoxin system RelE/ParE family toxin — protein MNWTVNISTKLQKQIKKLPKQVQQAFFLLNNRLKEDGPEQFGWANYGQLKGMESVYHCHLNKGKPRYVAVWKVEKNSIQVMEVKYVGTHEKVNYKRFG, from the coding sequence ATGAACTGGACAGTAAACATTTCCACAAAATTGCAGAAGCAAATCAAGAAACTGCCAAAACAAGTGCAGCAGGCTTTCTTCCTTTTGAACAACAGACTCAAAGAGGATGGTCCAGAACAATTCGGCTGGGCCAACTATGGACAGTTGAAAGGAATGGAAAGCGTTTACCACTGCCACCTGAACAAAGGTAAACCCCGCTATGTGGCTGTCTGGAAGGTGGAAAAGAACAGTATTCAAGTAATGGAGGTCAAATATGTTGGAACTCACGAGAAGGTCAATTACAAAAGATTCGGTTGA
- a CDS encoding toprim domain-containing protein, which yields MTNNPPPKFTVNIDEVVQALRTSQFNFTETGTAFIKGECPSCGKNELYISKEKPWQMKCNRLNKCGYEEATRNVFPEVFADFSRKYPATEEEPNRTADAFLGIDRAFDLSRIRGWYEQQAYQIPRTNQHCNTVRFYFDKERTRYWERLIDKTKKDGQKANFGGQKKQDGTLYKGDAWTPPEQELKEGDKCFLVEGVFHSIALHHHDKKSAACFSCNNFPKNFIEQHKGKGIIWILALDGDKAGMDYSRKHARKLRVMGEKYEVYQLPEKQDWDDLHRAGKINSTFLKGCEYRGKLMMAETVEECAYIKYCKFTSRKFVINFRNRLFSVKIDIGQIVEDLEGDPIETDDGFKIFLSNCDVIEICNRDPQCLYREVDEILGEQFYVFKIHSPKGEPEVVSFEGTNIASADAFHKALLNKTGGGIFNGSPADMRVLTGRWLRDALPIVRSIPYIGYDKESETYVFPSAAYHNGREILLNENKFFDFGKTFIRPGLKSVSICSDGKFDPRWLPDFMKAFHWQGVALLAFWLGSLFVQQIRQDHKSFPFFEFTGDPGAGKSTLLEFLWKLVGREGYEGFDVMKATVAGRRRAFNQVSNLPVVIIESDRDSGVSDGKQRQFNFDECKPFYNGRGTGTLGVARRNNDVDESLFQASLIISQNAEVDGSEALLQRVVHCHADKSHHGAGTRDIARFFERLSSEDVSGFLKEALKNEKKILATFFEAFDRIEQDFSSKLKNERIAKNHAQVAACGHALKVLFPNIEDRSTQRLQDYLLSRALLREERLAADHPLVEQFWETFRYLNSETKASIDYTLNHSAEPDQYAINLNHFKQRCRENGQEVPDMKELKKLLIHSKKHELIEKNRSVRSKLFDKVVKCWVFKK from the coding sequence ATGACCAATAACCCCCCTCCCAAATTCACAGTAAACATTGACGAAGTAGTGCAAGCCCTGCGCACTTCTCAGTTTAATTTTACTGAAACAGGAACGGCATTCATTAAAGGTGAATGCCCGTCCTGTGGTAAAAATGAATTATATATATCCAAAGAAAAGCCGTGGCAGATGAAATGCAACCGGCTAAACAAATGCGGTTATGAAGAAGCAACCAGGAACGTTTTTCCGGAAGTGTTTGCGGACTTCTCCAGAAAGTATCCGGCAACGGAAGAAGAACCAAACAGAACAGCGGATGCTTTTTTAGGAATAGACAGAGCCTTTGACCTTTCGCGGATTCGTGGCTGGTATGAACAGCAAGCTTATCAGATTCCTAGAACTAATCAGCATTGCAATACGGTACGTTTCTATTTTGATAAAGAGCGCACACGGTACTGGGAACGGCTGATAGATAAAACTAAGAAGGATGGCCAGAAAGCAAACTTTGGCGGCCAGAAAAAGCAAGACGGAACTTTATACAAAGGTGATGCATGGACACCGCCAGAACAAGAGCTGAAGGAAGGGGATAAATGCTTTCTCGTGGAAGGTGTTTTCCACTCCATAGCCTTGCATCATCACGACAAGAAATCAGCGGCTTGTTTCAGTTGTAATAATTTCCCGAAGAACTTTATTGAGCAGCACAAAGGAAAGGGTATCATCTGGATCCTTGCGCTGGATGGTGACAAGGCCGGAATGGATTACAGCCGGAAACACGCAAGAAAGCTCCGTGTGATGGGCGAAAAGTACGAAGTTTACCAGCTGCCGGAAAAACAGGATTGGGATGATCTGCACAGAGCTGGAAAGATCAATTCAACCTTCCTGAAGGGCTGCGAATATCGCGGTAAGCTGATGATGGCCGAGACTGTAGAAGAATGCGCCTACATCAAATATTGCAAGTTCACTTCCAGGAAGTTTGTAATTAACTTCCGGAACCGTCTTTTCAGTGTGAAAATTGATATTGGACAAATAGTTGAAGATCTTGAAGGCGATCCCATCGAAACGGATGATGGTTTTAAAATATTCCTGTCTAATTGTGACGTGATAGAAATCTGCAACCGTGATCCTCAGTGCCTTTACCGTGAAGTTGATGAAATTCTAGGCGAACAGTTTTATGTGTTCAAGATCCATTCCCCGAAAGGTGAGCCGGAAGTGGTTAGCTTTGAAGGAACCAATATTGCTTCAGCTGATGCCTTTCATAAAGCCTTACTGAATAAAACAGGCGGGGGAATCTTCAATGGTTCCCCTGCTGATATGCGAGTGCTAACAGGGCGCTGGCTCCGTGACGCGCTGCCCATTGTCCGCTCAATCCCCTACATTGGTTACGACAAAGAATCAGAGACATATGTTTTCCCTTCAGCCGCCTATCATAACGGCCGTGAAATACTTCTGAATGAAAATAAGTTTTTCGACTTCGGAAAGACTTTCATTAGACCGGGGCTTAAATCCGTTTCTATTTGTTCGGATGGTAAATTTGATCCACGCTGGTTGCCGGATTTTATGAAGGCATTTCACTGGCAAGGCGTTGCCTTACTTGCGTTCTGGCTTGGCTCGTTGTTTGTTCAGCAGATCCGGCAAGACCATAAAAGTTTTCCATTCTTTGAATTCACTGGTGATCCCGGTGCAGGTAAATCAACCCTGCTTGAATTCCTTTGGAAACTGGTTGGCCGTGAAGGTTACGAAGGGTTTGATGTTATGAAGGCCACCGTTGCAGGACGACGCAGAGCATTCAATCAGGTTTCTAATCTTCCGGTTGTAATTATAGAATCAGACAGAGACAGCGGCGTTTCAGACGGCAAACAACGGCAGTTTAACTTTGATGAATGTAAACCATTCTATAACGGCCGTGGAACCGGAACACTCGGTGTGGCCAGACGAAATAACGATGTTGATGAATCATTGTTTCAGGCTTCGCTTATTATCTCCCAGAACGCAGAGGTTGACGGATCGGAAGCACTCCTTCAGCGCGTGGTTCATTGCCATGCGGATAAATCGCACCACGGAGCTGGCACAAGAGACATTGCAAGATTCTTTGAACGATTAAGCAGTGAAGACGTTTCCGGCTTTCTTAAAGAAGCACTCAAAAATGAAAAGAAGATTCTGGCCACTTTCTTTGAAGCCTTTGACCGCATCGAGCAGGACTTTTCTTCAAAGCTTAAAAATGAACGAATAGCTAAGAATCACGCACAGGTTGCCGCCTGTGGCCATGCCCTTAAGGTTTTATTCCCGAACATTGAGGATCGGAGTACGCAAAGGCTGCAGGACTACCTATTAAGTAGAGCCTTGCTACGTGAAGAACGTCTTGCGGCAGATCATCCGCTGGTTGAACAGTTCTGGGAAACTTTCAGGTATTTAAATTCGGAAACTAAAGCTTCAATTGATTACACGCTGAACCATAGTGCTGAACCAGATCAGTACGCTATAAACCTGAATCATTTTAAACAACGTTGTCGCGAAAACGGTCAAGAAGTTCCAGACATGAAGGAGCTGAAGAAGCTGCTTATTCATTCCAAAAAGCATGAACTGATTGAAAAGAACAGGTCTGTGCGCAGTAAGTTGTTTGATAAAGTTGTTAAGTGCTGGGTTTTTAAAAAATAA
- the dcd gene encoding dCTP deaminase has translation MLADKDLEKLISSGEVKIEPKGEYSISPASIDLRLGCCAYRYTKDRYTLGEEFPSDLLDEFEFIEHEIGPNDSAHIALAQSITIPESHCGILKPRSSITRLGLSISEIFIQPGYSGVLPVHITNNSSMTITIVPGVRAVQLVLFSLSCSPRNKYEEGSDAKYFKEQASHSLIHTDQELSAMAQSLRDGSGVSLYRKMMGK, from the coding sequence GTGCTGGCAGACAAAGATCTAGAAAAACTTATTTCAAGCGGTGAAGTAAAAATTGAACCAAAGGGTGAGTATTCTATTTCTCCTGCTTCTATTGATTTGAGGCTAGGATGCTGTGCCTATAGATACACTAAAGATAGATATACGCTGGGAGAAGAATTTCCTTCGGACTTGTTGGATGAGTTTGAATTTATAGAGCATGAAATAGGGCCAAATGATTCGGCTCATATTGCATTAGCACAGAGTATAACTATTCCTGAAAGTCATTGTGGAATTTTAAAGCCTCGCTCTAGTATTACAAGACTTGGGTTGTCTATTAGCGAAATATTTATTCAGCCTGGGTATAGTGGTGTTCTCCCTGTTCACATTACTAATAATTCGTCTATGACCATTACAATTGTTCCAGGGGTACGAGCTGTTCAGCTTGTTCTTTTTAGTCTTTCTTGTTCTCCTAGGAATAAATATGAAGAGGGCAGCGATGCAAAGTATTTTAAGGAGCAGGCTTCACATTCTTTGATTCATACAGATCAAGAGTTAAGTGCTATGGCTCAATCTCTTAGAGACGGATCAGGTGTTTCTCTCTATCGTAAAATGATGGGTAAATAG
- a CDS encoding ogr/Delta-like zinc finger family protein, which translates to MSVRIRCDRCGQLARIESSSQEAESYKKLYCSCKNPECGHSFVMDLTFSHTLSPSALDLPDPLRKKIQSMGHAEQLELFAGLGVNL; encoded by the coding sequence GTGAGTGTAAGAATACGTTGTGATAGATGCGGACAATTAGCGAGGATTGAATCCAGTTCACAGGAAGCTGAGTCATACAAGAAGTTGTATTGCTCTTGCAAGAATCCTGAGTGTGGCCATTCATTTGTTATGGATCTTACTTTTTCACACACGTTAAGCCCTTCGGCCTTGGATCTGCCTGACCCTCTCCGGAAGAAAATTCAGAGTATGGGGCATGCGGAGCAGTTGGAATTGTTTGCGGGGTTGGGGGTAAATTTATGA
- a CDS encoding phage portal protein produces MSKAETFAFGDPEPVLSSHITDNLGIWLLDNGRYYSTPTPWTGLARLLRANAYHGPILDFKTQLVMRGFKGSKVLKRRAMLAATTDYNVFANSYFQLVRNHFKEVIEVRHLPAINMRRAKEPDTYCILNTIGEIVNFKAGEVVHIKNYDVSQSVYGMPGYLGAIQSMLLNEDATLFRRKYYLNGAHTGYIFYSSSASLGEKEQNEIRKSLKSTKGPGNFKNTFLHIPNGREKDIQIIPVGDFSTKDELEKIKNISRDDIIAAHRMPPALAAIIPQNMTGFGDITKVDAVYKENEIEPIRETLLEINDHLLNTGKISFEAVQVSA; encoded by the coding sequence ATGAGTAAAGCAGAAACATTTGCTTTTGGCGATCCAGAACCGGTTCTTTCTTCTCACATAACAGATAATCTCGGAATCTGGTTGCTGGACAATGGCCGTTATTATTCAACACCTACACCGTGGACGGGACTAGCTAGGCTGTTAAGAGCAAACGCCTACCATGGCCCTATTCTGGATTTTAAAACCCAGCTTGTAATGCGCGGTTTTAAGGGATCCAAAGTCCTGAAGCGTAGAGCTATGCTTGCAGCAACAACAGATTATAATGTTTTTGCAAACAGCTATTTTCAGCTAGTCCGCAATCATTTTAAAGAAGTGATTGAAGTGCGACATTTGCCGGCTATCAATATGCGCAGAGCAAAAGAACCAGATACATATTGTATATTAAACACAATCGGCGAAATAGTTAATTTCAAGGCTGGTGAAGTCGTTCATATAAAAAATTATGATGTGTCCCAATCTGTTTATGGAATGCCCGGTTATCTGGGTGCGATTCAGTCCATGCTTCTTAATGAAGATGCAACACTATTCAGGCGCAAATACTACTTGAACGGTGCGCACACGGGTTACATCTTCTATTCTTCTTCAGCATCGCTAGGAGAAAAAGAACAAAATGAGATTCGCAAATCTCTAAAATCAACAAAAGGTCCAGGTAATTTCAAGAACACATTCTTACACATTCCGAACGGCCGTGAAAAAGATATTCAAATTATTCCCGTTGGTGACTTCTCCACCAAAGATGAACTTGAAAAAATCAAGAATATTTCGCGTGATGATATCATAGCAGCGCACCGAATGCCGCCTGCACTGGCCGCCATCATACCCCAAAATATGACAGGATTTGGAGACATAACAAAAGTAGATGCTGTTTATAAAGAAAATGAAATTGAACCCATCAGAGAAACGCTACTTGAAATCAACGATCACCTTTTAAACACTGGTAAAATCAGCTTTGAAGCGGTACAAGTATCAGCATAA